One window of Oreochromis niloticus isolate F11D_XX linkage group LG23, O_niloticus_UMD_NMBU, whole genome shotgun sequence genomic DNA carries:
- the LOC102077929 gene encoding T-cell surface antigen CD2 produces MRTVKKMASAVTIAAFLLCCSFVSSKGSQDDCVYAATGSSYTVPLGHKLKESESLKWLKDASVVFHRRQKQVITGKNDDVDSTGSLKLTQLTKEKSGRYKPEVFNAEGKIVGGNLQSTHLCVIDSVKKPKVTMKCIGAQKNVSFSCNIGQNEKIKWLMNDKPLAEKGNTLTKVAKDVANAHFSCNISNTVSFEISLPVKQDCYKSVFPDTLFGISIWVFVGGGAGIVLVLILIVIICCIQTKRKRRLRLKDERELRLQWASQEQQHQHHRHHHQHQHPNQNNSDQHQHHHPHHHQQQPAGNTGPRQNRTKQPRTQQRPRAPEPANGQPQPSPRRATQASAPAGNGGEEQPPPLPQPRKKTPKAPKE; encoded by the exons ATGAGAACAGTGAAGAAGATGGCTTCTGCTGTCACCATCGCTGCGTTTCTGCTCTGCTGCTCCTTCGTTTCCTCCAAAG GCTCTCAGGATGATTGTGTGTACGCTGCAACGGGCTCAAGCTATACTGTCCCACTTGGCCACAAGTTAAAGGAATCAGAGAGCCTGAAATGGCTCAAGGACGCAAGTGTAGTCTTTCATCGCAGACAGAAACAGGTGATCACAGGGAAAAATGATGATGTTGATTCAACTGGATCACTAAAGCTGACACAACTGACCAAAGAGAAGTCAGGACGGTACAAACCTGAGGTTTTTAATGCAGAAGGAAAAATTGTGGGGGGAAACTTACAGAGTACGCATTTGTGTGTAATAG ACTCCGTGAAGAAGCCCAAAGTGACGATGAAGTGTATTGGGgcacaaaaaaatgtcagttttagttGCAATATTGGTCAG AATGAGAAGATCAAATGGTTAATGAACGATAAACCGTTGGCAGAAAAAGGGAATACGCTTACAAAAGTAGCCAAAGACGTGGCAAACGCCCATTTCTCTTGCAATATTTCTAACACCGTCAGCTTTGAGATCAGTCTGCCTGTTAAACAAGACTGTTATAAGTCTG tttttcctGACACACTATTTGGAATCAGCATCTGGGTTTTTGTGGGGGGTGGAGCag GTATTGTTCTGGTGCTGATCCTAATTGTCATCATTTGTTGCATCCAGACCAAACGGAAGAGGCGTTTGCGACTAAAGG ATGAGAGGGAGCTTCGCTTGCAGTGGGCCAGTCAGGAACAACAACATCagcatcatcgtcatcatcatcaacatcaacaTCCAAATCAAAATAATTCTGAtcagcatcagcatcatcacCCCCACCACCATCAACAACAGCCGGCAGGCAACACCGGCCCTCGACAAAATCGCACTAAACAGCCACGCACCCAGCAGCGTCCCAGAGCGCCTGAGCCCGCCAACGGCCAACCTCAGCCCAGCCCCAGACGGGCTACGCAG GCTTCAGCTCCAGCTGGTAACGGCGGCGAAGAGcagcctcctcctcttcctcagcccAGGAAGAAAACTCCAAAAGCACCAAAAGAGTGA